Proteins from a single region of Paraburkholderia sp. PGU19:
- a CDS encoding inorganic phosphate transporter, with the protein MPELSYPQSGTASAKNRNLGLAVFVIALVAGAIYCAFQLVGDLESVRTGSIVAYLLLGVALLIALGFEFVNGFHDTANAVATVIYTHSLSPNVAVVWSGTWNFLGVLTSSGAVAFGILQLLPVELILQVGSSAGFAMVFALLIAAIIWNLGTWWFGLPSSSSHTLIGSIIGVGLMNQLLHGADGTSGVDWGQAAGVGKSLLFSPLVGFLLAGLLLLVLKALVRVPALYAEPKGKAPPPFWIRGLLILTCTGVSFAHGSNDGQKGMGLIMLILIGTVPTAYALNKAVTASETQTFLAVSQQASAALGKYATQGVPPVVAPRSEVENYVRTRQLAPATVPALQKLMEQIGQQVSSSGTMANVPQDKVDNVRNNMYVASEAIRLMEKAKQPAFAADDAKAIDNFRKQMDHATKFIPTWVKVAVAIALGLGTMVGWKRIVVTVGEKIGKQHLTYGQGASAELVAMLTIGAADMYGLPVSTTHVLSSGVAGTMAANGSGLQWSTVRSLVLAWVLTLPASIALSGGLYWLFRHLF; encoded by the coding sequence ATGCCGGAACTCTCATACCCGCAGTCAGGCACCGCGAGTGCCAAAAACCGCAATTTAGGACTCGCCGTTTTTGTGATTGCGCTGGTCGCTGGCGCGATCTACTGCGCGTTTCAGCTGGTCGGCGACCTCGAATCCGTTCGCACCGGTTCGATCGTCGCTTATCTGCTGCTAGGCGTCGCCCTTCTGATCGCGCTCGGCTTTGAGTTCGTCAACGGTTTTCACGACACGGCAAACGCCGTCGCGACCGTGATCTATACGCACTCGCTCTCGCCCAACGTCGCGGTCGTGTGGTCGGGCACTTGGAATTTCCTTGGCGTGCTGACCTCGAGCGGCGCAGTCGCATTCGGCATTCTTCAGTTGCTGCCCGTCGAACTGATTCTGCAAGTGGGCAGCAGCGCAGGCTTTGCGATGGTGTTCGCACTGCTGATCGCCGCGATCATCTGGAATCTGGGTACGTGGTGGTTCGGCCTGCCGTCTTCGAGTTCGCACACGCTGATCGGCTCGATCATCGGCGTCGGCCTGATGAACCAGCTGCTGCATGGCGCGGACGGCACGAGCGGCGTCGATTGGGGGCAAGCCGCCGGGGTCGGCAAGTCGCTGCTGTTTTCGCCGCTGGTCGGCTTCCTGCTCGCGGGTCTTCTGCTGCTGGTCCTCAAGGCGCTCGTACGCGTGCCCGCCCTCTACGCGGAGCCGAAAGGCAAAGCGCCGCCGCCGTTCTGGATTCGCGGGCTGCTGATTCTGACCTGCACGGGCGTGTCGTTCGCGCATGGTTCCAACGACGGCCAGAAAGGCATGGGTCTCATCATGCTGATCCTGATCGGCACCGTGCCGACCGCCTACGCGCTGAACAAGGCCGTCACGGCAAGCGAAACGCAAACCTTCCTCGCCGTTTCGCAGCAGGCTTCGGCCGCGCTCGGCAAGTATGCGACGCAAGGCGTGCCGCCCGTCGTCGCGCCGCGCAGCGAGGTGGAGAACTACGTGCGCACGCGGCAGCTCGCGCCCGCGACGGTGCCCGCGCTGCAGAAGCTGATGGAGCAGATCGGTCAGCAGGTCAGCTCGTCGGGCACGATGGCGAACGTGCCGCAAGACAAGGTCGATAACGTGCGTAACAACATGTACGTCGCGTCGGAAGCGATCCGTCTGATGGAAAAGGCGAAGCAGCCTGCGTTTGCAGCGGACGACGCCAAGGCAATCGATAACTTCAGGAAGCAGATGGACCACGCGACCAAGTTCATCCCGACGTGGGTGAAAGTCGCCGTGGCGATCGCACTGGGTCTCGGCACGATGGTGGGCTGGAAGCGCATCGTCGTCACGGTGGGCGAGAAGATCGGCAAGCAGCATCTGACCTATGGACAGGGCGCATCGGCCGAACTCGTCGCGATGCTCACGATCGGCGCCGCCGACATGTACGGCCTGCCCGTGTCGACGACACATGTGCTGTCCTCGGGCGTGGCAGGCACGATGGCCGCCAATGGCTCAGGCCTGCAATGGAGCACCGTGCGCAGTCTGGTGCTCGCGTGGGTGCTGACGCTGCCCGCATCGATCGCGCTGTCCGGGGGACTGTACTGGTTGTTCCGTCACCTGTTCTGA
- a CDS encoding VOC family protein: MNQPETQSHAQEPRFEGLSAVTLATHDMEPAVAFYLALGFPLAYGGPFEAFTSFAFGGTYLNLILDTRGPVLWWGRVIVHVSDVDAVYRKALAAGYQPEAAPADASWGERYFHITDPDGHEISIARRL; encoded by the coding sequence ATGAATCAGCCGGAAACACAGAGCCATGCGCAAGAGCCGCGATTCGAAGGGCTTAGTGCTGTCACGCTCGCCACGCATGACATGGAGCCCGCCGTCGCGTTTTACCTGGCGCTTGGCTTTCCGCTTGCCTATGGCGGACCCTTCGAGGCGTTCACGTCGTTTGCGTTCGGCGGCACCTATCTGAACCTGATTCTCGACACGAGAGGACCGGTGCTATGGTGGGGGCGTGTGATCGTTCACGTGTCCGACGTGGACGCCGTTTATCGCAAGGCGCTGGCAGCGGGATATCAGCCCGAGGCCGCGCCCGCCGATGCTTCATGGGGCGAGCGATACTTCCATATCACCGATCCTGACGGCCACGAGATCAGCATTGCCAGGAGGCTTTGA
- the ppk2 gene encoding polyphosphate kinase 2 translates to MKESEQELDAESLAARQRRFEEDLVDAYDEELEMEVDDRILDGGEGFTPEARELRKQYFRELFRLQGELVKLQDWIVKTGHRLVVIFEGRDAAGKGGAIKRITQRLNPRVCRVAALPAPNNRERTQWYFQRYVSHLPAGGEMVLFDRSWYNRAGVERVMGFCTDDEYDEFFRSVPEFEKMLVRSGIQIIKYWFSITDEEQEIRFQARIHDPLKQWKLSPMDLESRRRWERYTQAKEVMLQRSHIPEAPWWVVQAVDKKRARLNCIHHLLSQVPYHEIEHPSIVLPERVFHEDYSRHPVPDTMIVPDVF, encoded by the coding sequence ATGAAGGAATCCGAACAGGAACTTGACGCCGAGTCGCTCGCCGCACGGCAGCGCCGCTTCGAAGAAGACCTCGTCGATGCGTACGACGAGGAACTCGAAATGGAAGTCGACGACCGTATCCTCGACGGCGGCGAAGGCTTCACACCCGAAGCACGCGAATTGCGCAAGCAATATTTCCGCGAGCTGTTCCGTCTGCAGGGCGAACTCGTCAAGCTGCAGGACTGGATCGTCAAGACCGGGCATCGCCTTGTCGTGATTTTCGAAGGCCGCGACGCGGCTGGCAAGGGCGGTGCGATCAAGCGCATCACGCAACGGCTGAATCCGCGCGTATGCCGGGTCGCGGCACTGCCCGCGCCGAACAACCGCGAACGCACGCAATGGTACTTCCAGCGCTATGTCAGCCACCTGCCCGCGGGCGGCGAAATGGTGCTGTTCGATCGCAGCTGGTACAACCGCGCGGGCGTCGAGCGCGTGATGGGCTTCTGCACCGACGACGAATACGACGAGTTCTTCCGCTCGGTGCCCGAGTTCGAGAAGATGCTCGTGCGCAGCGGTATTCAGATCATCAAGTACTGGTTCTCGATCACCGACGAGGAGCAGGAAATCCGCTTCCAGGCGCGTATCCACGATCCGCTCAAGCAATGGAAGCTCAGCCCGATGGACCTCGAAAGCCGTCGCCGCTGGGAGCGTTATACGCAGGCGAAGGAAGTGATGTTGCAGCGCTCGCATATTCCCGAGGCGCCGTGGTGGGTCGTGCAGGCCGTCGACAAGAAACGCGCGCGGCTGAACTGCATTCATCATCTGTTGAGCCAGGTGCCGTATCACGAGATCGAACATCCGTCCATCGTGTTGCCCGAACGCGTCTTTCACGAGGACTACAGCCGTCATCCCGTGCCGGATACGATGATCGTGCCTGACGTATTTTGA
- a CDS encoding LysR substrate-binding domain-containing protein has translation MPALNALKAFEVAGRTGSFTRAAELLNVTQSAVSRQVRQLEEQLGESLLQRRHHHLDLTASGRVLLQALQHSFDKIEWTVRSIQEKTHLNRLRVNAPPTFASRWFLPRLGRLHTEHPELELSLSTRLEDNLAESSVLDCAIRFGNGEWEGFDNLLLMNERHIAVCSPALLARQAGNEAIDLNQFTLLHVLAGDNQRYLTWQHWLKAAGIEGVDTSGGFEFDLLDHAIRAAIDGLGITIADRHMIAHELANGQLVQMLNVHVDGHQSYWLVTRPEQGDLPHVTVFRDWLQQEVWLTQRSVETSAAARVPLISGH, from the coding sequence ATGCCAGCGCTCAATGCGCTCAAAGCCTTCGAAGTCGCTGGGCGCACGGGCAGCTTCACGCGCGCGGCGGAATTGCTCAACGTCACGCAAAGCGCGGTGAGCCGCCAGGTGCGGCAACTCGAAGAGCAACTCGGCGAATCGCTATTGCAGCGCAGGCATCATCATCTGGATCTCACGGCATCGGGCCGCGTGCTGCTTCAGGCATTGCAGCATTCGTTCGACAAGATCGAATGGACCGTGCGCTCGATCCAGGAAAAGACGCATCTGAACCGCTTGCGGGTCAATGCGCCGCCGACTTTCGCCAGCCGCTGGTTTTTGCCGCGACTCGGGCGCCTGCACACCGAGCACCCCGAACTGGAATTGAGCCTGTCGACGCGGCTAGAAGACAATCTTGCCGAGTCGAGCGTGCTCGATTGCGCGATTCGCTTCGGCAATGGCGAATGGGAGGGATTCGATAATCTTCTGCTGATGAACGAGCGGCATATCGCCGTGTGCTCGCCCGCGTTGCTTGCGCGCCAGGCGGGCAATGAAGCCATCGATCTCAATCAATTCACTTTGCTGCATGTTTTAGCGGGCGACAACCAGCGTTATCTGACCTGGCAGCATTGGCTAAAGGCGGCGGGCATCGAAGGCGTGGATACGTCGGGCGGTTTCGAATTCGATCTGCTCGATCACGCGATACGCGCTGCCATCGACGGCCTCGGCATCACGATCGCCGATCGTCATATGATTGCGCACGAACTCGCCAATGGGCAGCTCGTGCAGATGCTGAACGTGCATGTCGACGGACACCAGTCGTATTGGCTCGTGACGCGTCCTGAACAGGGCGACCTGCCGCATGTGACGGTGTTTCGCGACTGGCTGCAACAGGAAGTGTGGCTGACGCAGCGCAGCGTCGAAACATCGGCGGCTGCGCGGGTGCCTTTGATCAGTGGCCATTGA
- a CDS encoding diguanylate cyclase, whose translation MATKSRAGQGKSFVERIYRLRIAGLGLGFFCVASVFALQHRGFVLWSLLVFHGFIWPHVARRAALACEVPFRGERLNLMADSMLGGFWVVAMQFNVLPSVLILAMLSMDNIAAGGLRLFARGAVAHVLGVLAGLVTVGFVFSPMSQMPTILACLPFLIIYPLALGFTSYRLSLKLAQRTRELEHLSRTDGLTRLWNRRHWEGLLAGEFERCRANRYASCLLLIDLDHFKRINDTLGHPAGDAVLQAFADLLRSHFRAGDSIGRYGGEEFGVVLPGATLREAHTVAKVLVQRVREKTKEASTECPCTISVGIAQLTDDLPDYHTWLQEVDRSLYQAKATGRDRIVVGGLAPVQEVARG comes from the coding sequence TTGGCAACGAAAAGCAGGGCCGGGCAAGGGAAGAGCTTTGTCGAGCGCATTTACCGCTTGCGCATTGCCGGGCTGGGGCTTGGCTTCTTCTGCGTCGCTTCCGTTTTCGCGCTACAGCATCGCGGATTCGTGCTGTGGTCGCTGCTGGTGTTTCATGGTTTCATCTGGCCGCATGTCGCGCGGCGCGCAGCGCTTGCCTGCGAAGTGCCGTTTCGCGGCGAACGCCTGAACCTGATGGCCGATTCGATGCTCGGCGGCTTCTGGGTCGTGGCGATGCAGTTCAACGTGTTGCCCAGCGTGCTGATTCTCGCGATGCTCAGCATGGACAACATCGCTGCGGGCGGCCTGCGGCTCTTCGCACGCGGTGCGGTCGCGCATGTGCTGGGCGTGCTGGCGGGGCTCGTCACGGTCGGCTTCGTGTTTTCGCCGATGTCGCAAATGCCGACTATCCTGGCGTGTCTGCCGTTCCTCATTATTTATCCGCTTGCGTTGGGCTTTACAAGCTACCGGCTGTCGCTCAAGCTCGCCCAGCGCACGCGCGAACTCGAGCACCTGAGTCGCACCGACGGCCTGACCCGCCTTTGGAACCGCCGGCATTGGGAAGGGCTGCTCGCCGGGGAATTCGAGCGCTGCCGCGCGAACCGCTACGCGTCGTGCCTGCTGCTGATCGACCTCGATCACTTCAAGCGGATCAACGACACGCTGGGTCATCCCGCCGGTGACGCGGTGTTGCAGGCGTTTGCCGATCTTTTGCGCAGCCATTTCCGCGCGGGCGACAGCATTGGCCGTTATGGCGGCGAGGAGTTCGGTGTCGTCTTGCCGGGCGCGACATTGCGCGAGGCGCATACGGTCGCGAAGGTGCTGGTGCAGCGCGTGAGGGAGAAGACGAAAGAGGCGTCGACGGAATGCCCGTGCACGATCAGCGTCGGCATTGCCCAATTGACCGACGACTTGCCCGACTATCACACGTGGTTGCAGGAAGTGGACCGCAGTCTTTATCAGGCGAAGGCGACGGGGCGTGACCGGATCGTCGTCGGCGGTCTTGCGCCCGTTCAGGAAGTGGCACGCGGCTAA
- the ggt gene encoding gamma-glutamyltransferase, translating into MKLIDKAKFSATALAVAGLFATSAGLLESAPAYAKAPSPQRPVLNASAVAVADKYSADAAEQIFKEGGNAVDAAVAIAFTLAVTYPEAGNIGGGGFMTLYVNGKPYFMDYRERAPLAATRNMFLDDQGNVIKDKSLFGYYAAGVPGTVAGMWEAQHRFGKLKWKQVLAPAIKYARDGFEVDEQLAKRREDAEKDFAGKTNFDTYFGNLKQGVNFRQPELAAVLTRIANQGAREFYNGKTADLIAASMKGRGLITKRDLQDYRAVWRQPIQADWNGYHVITAPPPSSGGIGLVQLLKMKADLKGDFTNVDLNSPQYIHLISEIEKRVFADRAQYLGDPDFYKVPVAQLTDDAYIAKRAAEVNPSAPSDTKTVQAGLGTSMPEKAETTHFSVVDKWGNAVSNTYTINGYFGSGVVAEGTGIVLNDEMDDFASKAGVPNMFGVVGSDANSIEPKKRPLSSMTPTILTKDGKVSLVIGTPGGSRIFTSIFQVVNNVYDFDMPLKDAVSAMRFHHQLLPPNTIFWEPYAPINGELAKQVEAKGYALKAQDFNGDIQAIKITGERPEAVSDPRGRGVSRVIP; encoded by the coding sequence TTGAAACTAATCGATAAAGCGAAATTCTCTGCAACAGCACTCGCCGTCGCAGGTCTCTTCGCCACATCCGCGGGCTTGCTCGAGTCCGCACCTGCTTACGCGAAGGCACCTTCGCCGCAGCGACCCGTACTCAACGCATCAGCCGTCGCCGTCGCTGACAAGTACAGCGCCGATGCTGCCGAGCAGATCTTCAAGGAAGGCGGCAATGCCGTCGACGCGGCTGTCGCTATCGCGTTCACGCTGGCTGTTACGTACCCTGAGGCAGGCAATATCGGCGGTGGCGGTTTCATGACGCTATACGTGAACGGCAAGCCGTATTTCATGGACTATCGCGAGCGCGCGCCGCTGGCTGCGACGCGCAACATGTTTCTCGACGATCAGGGCAATGTGATCAAGGACAAGAGTCTTTTCGGCTATTACGCAGCGGGTGTGCCGGGAACCGTGGCAGGCATGTGGGAAGCACAGCACCGTTTCGGCAAGCTGAAATGGAAGCAGGTTCTGGCGCCCGCCATCAAATATGCGCGCGACGGTTTCGAAGTCGACGAGCAGCTTGCGAAGCGCCGCGAAGATGCCGAGAAGGACTTCGCAGGCAAGACGAACTTCGACACCTATTTCGGCAATCTGAAACAGGGCGTCAATTTCAGGCAGCCCGAGCTTGCGGCCGTGCTCACACGCATCGCGAATCAGGGCGCGCGCGAGTTTTATAACGGCAAGACGGCCGATCTGATCGCGGCGTCGATGAAGGGGCGTGGCCTCATCACGAAGCGCGATCTACAGGATTACCGTGCTGTGTGGCGTCAACCCATTCAGGCGGACTGGAATGGTTATCACGTGATTACGGCACCGCCGCCGAGCTCGGGCGGCATTGGCCTCGTGCAATTGCTGAAGATGAAGGCGGACCTGAAGGGCGACTTCACTAATGTCGATCTCAACTCGCCGCAGTACATTCACCTGATATCGGAAATCGAAAAGCGCGTCTTTGCCGATCGTGCGCAATACCTGGGTGACCCGGACTTCTATAAGGTACCCGTCGCGCAACTAACGGACGATGCCTACATCGCGAAACGTGCGGCCGAAGTGAATCCGTCCGCGCCGTCGGACACGAAGACCGTGCAGGCAGGCCTCGGCACGTCGATGCCCGAGAAAGCGGAGACGACGCATTTCTCGGTGGTCGACAAGTGGGGCAACGCCGTGTCGAACACATACACGATCAACGGCTATTTCGGTTCCGGCGTCGTTGCGGAAGGCACGGGCATCGTGTTGAACGACGAGATGGACGACTTCGCATCGAAGGCTGGCGTGCCGAACATGTTCGGCGTGGTGGGCAGCGACGCGAACTCGATCGAGCCGAAAAAGCGCCCGTTGTCGTCGATGACGCCGACCATTCTGACGAAGGACGGCAAGGTGTCGCTAGTGATCGGCACGCCGGGCGGATCGCGGATCTTCACGTCGATTTTCCAGGTGGTCAATAACGTGTACGACTTCGATATGCCGTTGAAAGACGCCGTTAGCGCGATGCGTTTCCACCATCAACTCTTGCCGCCGAATACGATCTTCTGGGAGCCGTACGCGCCTATCAACGGCGAACTCGCCAAGCAGGTCGAAGCGAAGGGTTATGCGCTGAAGGCGCAGGACTTCAACGGCGACATTCAGGCGATCAAGATCACCGGCGAGCGGCCGGAGGCCGTATCCGATCCACGCGGACGCGGCGTGTCGCGTGTGATACCGTAA